From the Nitrobacter hamburgensis X14 genome, one window contains:
- a CDS encoding NAD-dependent epimerase/dehydratase family protein, with the protein MACLPGKPLQLPHHAIDEMMSSQRSIVLGGTGLVGSHIVRQLVMAGERPLTLSRRPRTDDHVDWLQGDLARPADLALPLVEQLFCTVNIQLLADALPCVATPSLRRVVVFTSTSIVTKANSEIESEREGVRRLAEGEQRLIAVCDRLGIGWTILRPTLIYDEGRDANITRLAGLIGRFGFLPLLGGGTGLRQPVHAEDLAIGALAAMAAPAAANKTYVLAGCDVMTYREMVGRIFDGMARSRRLISVPPWVWRAAFLAMKPMLPHANVEMGIRMAQDMNFDSSAAQADFGWNPRGFHPQFLSR; encoded by the coding sequence GTGGCCTGCTTGCCGGGCAAGCCTCTGCAGTTACCCCACCACGCAATAGATGAGATGATGAGCTCGCAGCGAAGTATCGTCCTCGGCGGCACCGGCCTGGTGGGAAGCCATATCGTCCGTCAGTTGGTCATGGCCGGAGAACGGCCACTGACGCTATCGCGGCGACCGCGCACAGATGACCATGTTGATTGGCTGCAGGGCGACTTGGCGCGGCCCGCCGATCTAGCGCTGCCTCTAGTCGAGCAACTGTTCTGTACCGTCAATATTCAGCTTCTGGCCGATGCGTTGCCGTGCGTTGCTACGCCCTCGTTGCGGCGTGTGGTTGTTTTTACTTCGACAAGTATCGTTACCAAGGCCAATTCAGAAATTGAATCCGAGCGCGAAGGCGTGCGACGGCTCGCCGAGGGCGAACAACGGTTGATCGCTGTCTGCGACCGGCTGGGGATAGGTTGGACCATCCTGCGGCCTACGCTCATCTACGATGAGGGACGCGATGCCAACATCACGCGGCTGGCGGGACTTATCGGACGGTTTGGTTTCTTGCCGCTGCTAGGCGGCGGCACCGGTCTGCGTCAGCCGGTGCACGCGGAGGATCTGGCAATCGGCGCGCTGGCGGCAATGGCTGCTCCTGCGGCGGCGAACAAGACCTATGTGCTGGCGGGATGCGATGTCATGACCTACCGTGAAATGGTGGGACGCATTTTTGACGGAATGGCGAGATCCCGGCGTTTGATCTCGGTACCGCCGTGGGTCTGGCGAGCCGCCTTTCTGGCCATGAAGCCGATGCTCCCACATGCCAATGTGGAGATGGGAATCCGCATGGCGCAAGACATGAATTTTGACTCCTCGGCGGCGCAAGCGGATTTTGGCTGGAATCCACGCGGGTTTCACCCGCAGTTCCTGTCGCGTTAG
- a CDS encoding SDR family NAD(P)-dependent oxidoreductase has translation MTPVSHLTSRNLLIAVHDALATVAAVLVSFYVRFGTAQLDDRLPLLLTILPPFVILSVIVCYIFNLTTTKWRFISFPDVFNIVRAATVLTVALIALDYIFVAPNVQGTFFFGKVTIVLYWFLEIFFLSGLRFVYRYFRYTRTRNKARISDAAPALLLGLTADVEIALRAIESGAIKQFWPVGILSSSAADQGQLVRNTPVLGSVDDLKEVVSDFAYRDKAIKRLVLTASAFNAESKPESVIIQARQLGLIVSQLPSLQDGYAPQLRPVAVEDLLLRSSEKIDYARLDAFVRNKAVIVTGGGGSIGSEICDRVVTFGAARLLVIENSEPALYATLETTRTGEASVEGRIADVRDRARISQLMNEFKPDIVFHAAALKHVPILERDWTEGIKTNIFGSINVADAAVAAGAEAMVMISTDKAIEPVSMLGLTKRFAEMYCQALDEQLAEKAPPVAPARLISVRFGNVLASKGSVVPKFKAQIEAGGPVTVTHPDMVRYFMTIREACDLVITAAAHASSGTNRNVSVYVLNMGQPVRIVDLAERMIELSGLQVGRDVEIVFTGVRPGERLNEILFGNKEMTVEIGIKGILAATPKQPSMQALRAWIAILEEAIERDDRGAIKAALIEAVPEFSRQSA, from the coding sequence ATGACACCAGTTTCCCATCTTACGTCGCGCAATCTTCTCATAGCCGTCCACGACGCGCTGGCGACCGTCGCGGCGGTTCTGGTTAGTTTCTATGTCCGGTTTGGAACCGCTCAGCTCGATGATCGCTTACCGCTGCTCCTGACGATATTGCCGCCGTTCGTCATCCTGAGCGTCATTGTCTGTTACATCTTCAACCTCACGACCACCAAGTGGCGGTTTATCTCTTTCCCTGACGTCTTCAATATCGTGCGCGCGGCGACGGTGCTGACCGTTGCGCTGATCGCGCTCGATTATATTTTTGTGGCTCCGAACGTTCAGGGAACGTTCTTTTTCGGCAAAGTCACCATTGTTCTGTATTGGTTTCTTGAGATCTTTTTTCTCTCCGGTCTTCGTTTTGTCTATCGCTATTTTCGCTACACCCGAACCCGTAACAAAGCGCGAATCAGCGATGCCGCGCCGGCGCTGCTGTTGGGACTAACCGCCGACGTGGAGATTGCGCTCAGGGCGATCGAGAGCGGCGCGATCAAGCAATTCTGGCCTGTTGGTATTTTGTCGTCGTCGGCCGCCGACCAGGGACAGCTCGTGCGCAACACACCGGTGCTGGGCAGCGTCGACGATCTGAAGGAGGTCGTTTCCGACTTTGCGTACCGCGACAAAGCGATCAAACGCCTAGTGTTGACGGCTTCGGCGTTCAATGCCGAGTCCAAACCGGAATCAGTGATCATCCAGGCCCGTCAGCTCGGCTTGATCGTGAGCCAGCTTCCGTCATTACAGGATGGTTATGCGCCGCAACTTAGACCGGTTGCTGTCGAGGATCTGCTGTTGCGCTCCAGTGAAAAAATTGACTATGCGCGCCTCGATGCATTTGTTCGAAACAAGGCGGTTATCGTCACCGGCGGCGGCGGATCAATCGGGTCGGAGATTTGCGATCGTGTGGTCACATTCGGTGCCGCGCGGCTCCTTGTCATTGAAAATTCTGAGCCTGCGCTGTATGCGACCCTAGAAACTACGCGAACGGGTGAGGCATCCGTTGAGGGGCGGATTGCCGATGTGCGCGATCGCGCCCGCATCAGCCAGCTGATGAATGAATTCAAGCCGGATATCGTGTTTCACGCGGCGGCGCTCAAGCATGTCCCGATCCTGGAACGGGACTGGACCGAGGGTATCAAAACCAACATTTTCGGCTCGATCAATGTTGCGGACGCTGCTGTTGCGGCCGGCGCGGAGGCCATGGTGATGATTTCCACTGACAAGGCGATCGAGCCGGTCTCCATGCTCGGCCTGACCAAACGGTTCGCTGAGATGTATTGCCAGGCGCTGGATGAACAACTTGCGGAGAAAGCGCCGCCTGTCGCCCCTGCGCGCCTGATTTCGGTGCGGTTCGGCAATGTGCTCGCATCAAAGGGTTCCGTGGTCCCGAAGTTCAAGGCGCAGATCGAGGCGGGGGGGCCCGTCACGGTTACCCATCCGGACATGGTCCGCTACTTCATGACCATCCGCGAGGCTTGCGATCTCGTCATCACCGCAGCAGCTCACGCGTCATCCGGAACCAACCGGAACGTATCGGTGTACGTCCTCAACATGGGGCAGCCGGTAAGGATCGTCGATCTCGCCGAACGCATGATCGAACTGTCAGGCTTGCAAGTTGGCCGTGATGTCGAGATCGTTTTCACCGGAGTACGGCCGGGCGAGCGGCTCAACGAGATCTTGTTCGGAAATAAGGAAATGACGGTCGAGATCGGCATCAAAGGCATTCTTGCGGCGACGCCTAAGCAGCCATCAATGCAGGCCTTGCGCGCCTGGATCGCGATCTTGGAGGAGGCGATCGAACGCGACGACCGCGGCGCGATCAAGGCGGCGCTGATCGAGGCTGTACCCGAGTTTAGCCGCCAATCGGCGTAA